A DNA window from Cutaneotrichosporon cavernicola HIS019 DNA, chromosome: 2 contains the following coding sequences:
- a CDS encoding uncharacterized protein (Breast carcinoma amplified sequence 2 (BCAS2)), with amino-acid sequence MSASIIDALPYYDKQVEAPGAKAKVEALIEAELAQTPRVAEDDPRLGSDVDVFPKSAGLATLLANYADKPIRAIDPSKYAPPAVPEGADFAALEEAETRGRVGEAHMAVRNENIGVLQTYGPNAWLVRNYQLASQAKELDGTLAALKEDVTDVNRQRRAYNEVQGEHLAHLENRWNDLVTSTLQLEMACTAMEGEVRGLEYRADELRAEVAQLEEAL; translated from the exons ATGAGCGCGTCCATCATCGACGCCCTCCCTTACTACGACAAGCAGGTCGAGGCACCAG gcgccaaggccaaggttgAGGCGTTGATTGAGGCCGAGTTAGCGCAAACACCACGAgttgccgaggacgacccTCGCCTGGGGAGCGATGTGGACGTCTTCCCA aaATCTGCAGGCCTAGCGACGCTGTTGGCAAACTATGCGGACAAACCGATCCGCGCCATCGACCCCAGCAAGTATGCGCCGCCTGCAGTGCCAGAAGGAGCAGATTTCGcggccctcgaggaggcggagacTCGCGGGCGCGTTGGCGAAGCGCATATGGCGGTCCG taACGAGAACATTGGTGTACTGCAGACTTACGGGCCCAACGCGTGGCTCGTGCGCAACTACCAGCTCGCATCGCAAGCCAAGGAGCTGGATGGAACGCTTGCGGCACTCAAGGAGGACGTGACCGACGTGAaccggcagcggcgagcCTATAACGAGGTGCAGGGCGAGCACCTTGCGCACCTTGAGAACCGGTGGAACGACCTGGTCACGTCGACACTGCAGCTCGAGATGGCGTGTACTGCGATGGAGGGTGAGGTGCGTGGGCTAGAGTACCGTGCAGACGAactgcgcgccgaggttgcgcagctcgaggaggcgttATAG
- the RPD3 gene encoding uncharacterized protein (Belongs to the histone deacetylase family. HD Type 1 subfamily), producing the protein MGEDKKRVCYFFDSDIGNYHYGPGHPMKPTRIRMCHSLVMNYGLYKQMEIFRAKPATKREMSQFHTDEYVDFLYRINPDNESQFNKEQGKYNVGDDCPIFDGLFEYCSISAGGSMEGAARLSRDKCDIAVNWAGGLHHAKKAEASGFCYVNDIVLGILELLRYHPRVLYVDIDVHHGDGVEEAFYTTDRVMTCSFHKYGEFFPGTGDINDIGINKGKGYAINIPLRDGISDESYKSIFRPVMKRIIEWYQPGAIVLQCGSDSLAGDRLGSFNLSMRGHAACVQYIKSFNLPLLMLGGGGYTVKSVSRTWAYETGLAAGVELGGQIPNNEYYEYYGPDYELDVKPSNMTDHNRREYLDKIREQVFEKLRDNSAAPGVQMHSVPKLAHDDEDGNEGEDNEDPDDRRPMRLWDKEKQHEATLSDSEDEGLGGRRHHQSHREGSDKASSKRRRSKSPRLVSGPGSAAGQPAADRSTSVAPVAGTAAAAATVAPSTGTLPVAAPNAPSASMDIKRWAAGVEGGVETSGSGSKPASASPKPVAADDGDVEMADVSGDPKPAEPAAEPTTGEESMETAEEPGTLCGAGAGDHVAEGA; encoded by the exons ATGGGGGAGGATAAGAAGCGAGTT TGTTACTTTTTTGACTCTGACATTGGCAACTACCATTATGGGCCAG GCCACCCCATGAAGCCGACGCGTATCCGCATGTGCCATTCGCTGGTCATGAACTATGGATTATACAAGCAGATGGAGATCTTC CGCGCCAAACCTGCTACGAAGCGGGAAATGTCCCAGTTCCATACCGACGAGTACGTCGACTTCCTGTACCGCATAAACCCGGACAACGAGAGCCAGTTCAACAAGGAGCAAGGAAAAT acaATGTCGGTGACGACTGCCCGATCTTTGACGGTCTGTTCGAGTACTGCTCGATTTCGGCTGGAGGCTCCATGGAGGGTGCGGCGCGCCTGTCGCGCGACAAGTGCGACATTGCAGTCAACTGGGCTGGTGGCCTGCACCACGCCAAGAAGGCAGAGGCGAGCGGCTTCTGCTACGTCAACGACATTGTGCTTGGCATCCTCGAACTGCTGCGCTACCATCCGCGCGTGCTATAcgtcgacattgacgtGCACCACGGTGATggtgtggaggaggcgttcTACACCACCGACCGGGTCATGACCTGCAGCTTCCACAAATATGGCGAGTTCTTTCCTGGCACCGGCGACATCAACGACATCGGCATcaacaagggcaagggctACGCGATCAACATCCCCTTGCGCGACGGCATCAGCGACGAGTCGTACAAGAGCATCTTCCGGCCTGTCATGAAGCGCATCATCGAGTGGTACCAGCCTGGCGCGATTGTGTTGCAATGCGGCTCGGACTCGTTGGCTGGCGACCGCCTCGGTTCGTTCAACCTCTCGATGCGCGGCCACGCTGCATGCGTACAGTACATCAAATCGTTCAACCTTCCTCTTCTCATGCTCGGGGGCGGTGGGTACACGGTCAAGAGTGTGTCGCGGACGTGGGCGTACGAGACGGGTCTGGCTGcaggcgtcgagctcggcggccagATCCCTAACAACGAGTACTACGAGTACTATGGCCCCGATtacgagctcgacgttAAGCCATCCAATATGACGGACCACAACCGGCGCGAGTACCTGGACAAAATCCGGGAGCAGGTGTTTGAGAAGTTGCGCGACAATTCAGCAGCTCCGGGTGTCCAAATGCACTCTGTGCCCAAGCTGgcgcacgacgacgaggacgggaaTGAAGGCGAGGATAACGAAGACCCAGACGACCGCCGTCCCATGCGCCTGTgggacaaggagaagcagCACGAGGCGACGCTGTCTGActcggaggacgagggcctCGGTGGACGCCGACACCACCAGAGCCACCGCGAGGGGTCGGACAAGGCGTCGAGCAAGCGTCGCAGGTCGAAGTCACCGCGGCTCGTCTCAGGTCCAGGCTCGGCAGCGGGACAGCCCGCAGCGGACCGGTCCACATCCGTGGCGCCGGTGGCTGGCACAGCTGCGGCGGCAGCAACCGTGGCGCCGTCGACCGGCACGCTACCTGTCGCGGCGCCGAACGCGCCTTCTGCGAGCATGGACATAAAGCGATGGGCGGCTGGGGTTGAGGGCGGTGTCGAGACTAGTGGGAGCGGCAGTAAGCCCGCATCGGCGTCGCCAAAACCTGTGGCGGCAGACGATGGTGACGTCGAGATGGCGGACGTGAGCGGCGACCCGAAGCCGGCCGAGCCAGCAGCCGAGCCGACCACCGGGGAAGAGTCAATGgagacggccgaggagccAGGGACGCTATGTGGAGCGGGCGCAGGCGATCATGTCGCTGAGGGCGCATAG
- a CDS encoding uncharacterized protein (Velvet factor) → MNIGEQQEIDPDGPHNFAQDGRRYRITPIQHPTDGAAFERQPLSRIALTPPLILQLDTWDRDNRLIIPSDSLSSMVCTITLQAVDGEDRSRVRVPDSNIITNTLVGSTISTPYEMESQTGHPGVYLVFPDIGVAYPGTFRLKCVLMPLNGGEYLDFCVTNHFTVYLREQFTAPAQATTEMTRHFAEQGVVPNLEMGTLLEFWPEG, encoded by the exons ATGAACATCGGCGAGCAACAAGAAATCGACCCGGACGGTCCTCACAATTTCGCCCAGGATGGGCG CAGATACAGGATCACCCCCATCCAGCATCCAACGGATGGGGCAGCTTTTGAGAGGCAACCGTTGTCGCGTATTGCGTTGACGCCCCCGTTAATTCTGCAACTCGACACCTGGGACAGAGACAATAGACTGATTATCCC ATCAGACTCGTTGTCGTCGATGGTGTGTACGATCACGCTCCAGGCTGTCGACGGGGAGGACCGGTCCCGCGTTCGGGTGCCAGATTCAAATATCATCACCAATACACTCGTAGGCTCGACAATCTCGACTCCGTACGAGATGGAGTCTCAAACAGGCCATCCAGGCGTCTATTTGGTGTTTCCAGACATTGGAGTGGCATACCCTGGCACATTTCGTTTAAAATGTGTGCTGATGCCTCTGAATGG TGGCGAGTACCTTGACTTTTGCGTGACGAACCACTTTACCGTCTACCTCCGCGAGCAGTTCACGGCCCCTG CCCAAGCGACTACCGAAATGACACGCCACTTTGCCGAACAAGGAGTCGTTCCAAACCTCGAAATGGGGACTCTCCTCGAGTTCTGGCCAGAAGGGTAG